Proteins from one Cellulosilyticum lentocellum DSM 5427 genomic window:
- a CDS encoding MBL fold metallo-hydrolase, producing the protein MIHNLTVGMLQEHTYFYIDEQTKHGFIIDPGAEAPRLLAYIKERGYVIEKILLTHGHVDHIGAAEAIREALGCSIIIHQEGKKYLEDANWNYSSQLGEAFTLSADYYVEHGDEIILDANSDFKVRVIYAPGHTADGVAYYSEKDRLAFVGDIIFAGSVGRSDLPGGNSNRLLSAIRAQIFTLPDETILYPGHGNATTVKKEKETNPVFNFFD; encoded by the coding sequence ATGATACACAATTTAACTGTAGGCATGCTTCAAGAACATACTTACTTTTATATAGATGAACAAACAAAGCATGGTTTTATTATTGATCCAGGAGCAGAAGCACCTCGTCTTTTGGCTTATATTAAAGAGCGCGGGTATGTGATTGAAAAAATATTACTAACTCATGGGCATGTGGATCATATAGGAGCAGCAGAAGCTATTCGAGAGGCACTTGGGTGTAGTATCATCATTCATCAAGAAGGGAAAAAATATTTAGAAGATGCCAACTGGAATTACTCTAGTCAATTGGGTGAAGCATTTACCTTATCAGCAGATTACTATGTAGAGCACGGGGATGAAATTATTTTAGACGCAAATAGTGATTTTAAAGTGCGTGTCATCTATGCACCAGGGCATACTGCAGATGGAGTGGCGTATTATTCTGAGAAGGATAGATTAGCTTTTGTTGGAGATATTATTTTTGCAGGATCAGTAGGGCGTTCAGACTTACCAGGAGGTAATAGCAACCGTCTATTGAGCGCTATTCGTGCACAAATCTTTACTTTGCCAGATGAAACCATACTTTACCCTGGACATGGCAATGCCACTACAGTGAAGAAGGAAAAAGAAACAAACCCTGTTTTTAATTTTTTCGATTAA
- a CDS encoding stage V sporulation protein AB — translation MREILTIIPRILVSMGAGIIISGGVVAFITIIGVIPMMAHRTQTGHHVIWYENAIILGAISGSILSMWEMRLHLWSWLVILLLLSFGMFVGGLIIALAEVLDVFPIVNRRVKVKKGISLFVLSLAAGKLIGSLLYWLYPMFLEIIQ, via the coding sequence ATGAGGGAGATATTAACAATTATCCCTAGGATTTTAGTAAGTATGGGCGCAGGTATTATTATTTCTGGTGGTGTTGTAGCTTTTATTACCATTATAGGGGTTATTCCAATGATGGCACATCGTACCCAAACAGGTCATCATGTCATATGGTATGAAAATGCTATTATACTGGGGGCTATTAGCGGTAGTATTCTTTCAATGTGGGAAATGAGACTACATTTATGGTCGTGGTTAGTGATCTTACTTTTACTTAGCTTTGGGATGTTCGTAGGAGGCCTTATTATTGCTTTGGCAGAGGTGCTGGATGTCTTTCCTATTGTGAACAGAAGAGTGAAGGTTAAAAAAGGCATTTCATTATTCGTATTATCTTTAGCTGCAGGTAAACTGATAGGGTCACTACTTTATTGGTTGTACCCTATGTTTTTAGAAATCATACAGTAA
- a CDS encoding adenine phosphoribosyltransferase — protein sequence MNLYALVRDVKDFPKEGILFKDITTLLQDGEGLSESIDQIAAHLENVEFDSVVGPEARGFIFGVPTAYKLKKGFIPVRKPGKLPYQCVSQTYDLEYGSSTIEMHIDAIQKGQKVVIVDDLLATGGTTKAMIDLIERMGGEVVKIVFLIELEFLKGRELLKGYEIESILKY from the coding sequence ATGAACTTATATGCTCTTGTTCGTGATGTAAAAGATTTTCCAAAAGAGGGTATACTTTTTAAAGATATTACCACACTCTTACAAGATGGGGAAGGATTAAGTGAGTCTATTGATCAAATTGCTGCACACTTGGAAAATGTAGAATTTGATAGTGTAGTAGGTCCAGAAGCAAGAGGCTTTATCTTTGGTGTACCTACTGCGTATAAATTAAAAAAAGGCTTTATTCCTGTTAGAAAGCCAGGTAAATTACCTTATCAATGTGTTTCACAAACTTATGATTTAGAATATGGTTCATCTACAATTGAAATGCATATTGATGCTATTCAAAAAGGTCAAAAGGTTGTTATTGTAGATGATTTACTAGCAACTGGTGGTACAACAAAAGCCATGATTGATTTAATTGAAAGAATGGGCGGAGAAGTTGTTAAGATTGTATTCCTTATTGAACTTGAATTCCTTAAAGGTAGAGAGTTGTTAAAAGGATATGAGATTGAATCTATTTTAAAATATTAG
- the dtd gene encoding D-aminoacyl-tRNA deacylase — MRAVVQRVSEASVQVDGKIIGAIDEGLMVLVAVRAEDTESDLQYVIKKLVGLRIFSDQEGKMNLSVQDIGGELLIVPQFTLYGSVVKGMRPSFIASGSVEEAEKKYNQFIEKLKQENVPFETGQFQADMKVSLVNDGPVTILIDSSKQF; from the coding sequence ATGAGAGCTGTGGTACAACGTGTGAGTGAAGCATCTGTTCAAGTAGATGGGAAGATAATTGGTGCTATTGATGAAGGGCTTATGGTATTAGTAGCTGTTAGGGCTGAAGACACAGAGTCTGATCTTCAATATGTGATAAAAAAATTAGTAGGACTTAGAATTTTCTCAGATCAAGAAGGAAAAATGAATCTTTCAGTACAAGATATCGGTGGAGAATTACTAATTGTACCTCAATTCACTTTGTATGGTAGTGTTGTTAAAGGTATGAGGCCAAGTTTTATTGCATCTGGAAGTGTAGAAGAGGCAGAAAAGAAATACAATCAATTTATTGAGAAATTAAAACAAGAAAATGTGCCTTTTGAAACAGGCCAGTTTCAAGCAGATATGAAGGTGAGTTTAGTCAATGATGGACCAGTAACGATTTTAATTGATAGTAGTAAGCAGTTTTAA
- a CDS encoding RelA/SpoT family protein — MPDEIYERLIKKIRSYHPSDNLEMVERAYQLAKSAHESQLRKSGEPYIIHPLEVACNLADLELDIESIVAGLLHDVVEDTDYTLEDIERLFNKEVALLVDGVTKLGKIQYSAQNKQLQKEEIQAENYRKMFLAMAQDIRVVLIKLADRLHNMQTLKFMTPAKQKEIAEETLNIYAPIAHRLGICKIKADLEDLSLRYMEPEVYYELAHQISSKRMERIQYIEHIVQQIKEKVSAAGIEAVIEGRPKHFFSIYKKIVNKNKTLDQIYDLFAVRAIVKSVKDCYGVLGIIHEMYTPIPGRFKDYIAMPKPNMYRSLHTTLMGEEGTPFEMQIRTEEMHRTAEYGIAAHWKYKEGKTDQGTQDKSEEKLTWLREILEWQRDMSDNQEFMSALKGDLDVYGDQVYVFTPSGELLTLPKGSTPIDFAYHIHSGVGNKMIGAKVNGKIVTIDYVLKNGDRVEILTASNAKGPSRDWLNIVKSTQARTKINQWFRKQYKDEDIIKGKELLEIAAKQRGYNLSYLTDNAVVEVIYRRYGMKSWNAICAAIGYGSMKERQIIQKLIDETLKVKKELVTPEQVMQTHNEVVETGPSRQKKHSSGIVVKGVGDIAVRFSKCCGPLPGDDIIGYITRGRGVSIHRADCVNVLNMPPEEKERLIEATWLEEKQAAEKRTYVTEIQITCLDRLGIIVDISKILTDMKLPVKSLNAKTTKGNAVFNVKIEIHDIYQLEELTRKINGVRDVLEIIRVSS, encoded by the coding sequence ATGCCGGATGAAATTTATGAAAGACTAATAAAAAAAATACGTTCGTATCACCCTTCTGACAATCTAGAAATGGTGGAAAGAGCTTATCAGCTAGCTAAATCAGCTCATGAATCGCAGCTTAGAAAATCAGGAGAACCCTACATTATTCACCCTTTAGAGGTAGCGTGTAACTTAGCAGACTTAGAATTAGACATCGAATCTATTGTGGCTGGACTTTTACACGATGTAGTTGAGGATACGGACTATACCTTAGAAGATATTGAACGTTTATTTAATAAGGAAGTAGCCCTTTTAGTAGATGGTGTAACTAAATTAGGAAAGATTCAATATTCTGCTCAAAATAAGCAGCTTCAAAAAGAAGAAATCCAAGCTGAAAACTATCGAAAAATGTTTTTGGCTATGGCTCAAGATATTCGTGTCGTACTCATTAAACTTGCTGACCGTTTGCATAATATGCAGACTTTAAAGTTTATGACACCGGCTAAACAAAAAGAAATTGCAGAAGAAACACTTAATATTTATGCGCCTATTGCACATCGTTTGGGAATTTGTAAAATCAAAGCAGATCTTGAAGATTTGTCTTTAAGATATATGGAACCAGAGGTTTACTATGAATTAGCACATCAAATTTCAAGTAAACGCATGGAACGTATTCAATATATCGAGCACATTGTACAGCAGATTAAGGAAAAGGTAAGTGCAGCAGGAATTGAAGCTGTTATTGAAGGCAGACCTAAACATTTCTTCAGTATCTATAAGAAAATTGTTAATAAGAATAAGACCTTAGACCAAATTTATGACCTGTTTGCCGTACGTGCAATTGTCAAAAGTGTTAAGGATTGTTATGGTGTCCTAGGAATTATTCATGAAATGTACACACCTATTCCAGGTCGTTTTAAAGATTATATTGCCATGCCTAAACCTAATATGTATCGTTCACTTCACACTACTTTAATGGGAGAAGAAGGAACACCTTTTGAGATGCAAATTCGTACAGAAGAGATGCATCGTACAGCAGAATACGGTATTGCAGCGCACTGGAAATATAAAGAAGGTAAAACGGATCAAGGTACTCAAGATAAGTCAGAAGAAAAGTTAACTTGGCTACGTGAAATTTTAGAGTGGCAAAGAGATATGAGTGATAACCAAGAATTTATGAGTGCTTTAAAAGGTGACTTAGATGTTTATGGTGATCAAGTCTATGTGTTTACACCTTCTGGAGAATTATTAACCTTACCAAAGGGATCTACGCCGATTGATTTTGCTTACCACATTCATAGTGGGGTAGGTAATAAAATGATAGGTGCCAAGGTGAATGGCAAAATCGTCACTATTGACTATGTGCTAAAAAATGGAGACCGCGTAGAAATTTTAACAGCTAGTAATGCTAAAGGCCCTAGCAGGGATTGGCTTAATATTGTTAAAAGTACCCAGGCACGTACTAAAATTAATCAATGGTTCCGTAAACAGTATAAGGATGAAGATATTATCAAAGGCAAGGAACTTCTTGAGATTGCGGCTAAGCAAAGAGGTTATAATTTATCTTATCTAACAGACAATGCTGTGGTAGAGGTCATCTACAGGCGTTATGGGATGAAATCATGGAATGCAATTTGTGCGGCTATTGGTTATGGTAGTATGAAAGAACGCCAAATTATTCAAAAGCTCATTGATGAAACCCTTAAGGTGAAAAAAGAGTTAGTGACACCTGAGCAAGTGATGCAGACCCATAATGAAGTGGTTGAAACAGGACCATCCAGACAGAAGAAGCATTCTAGTGGTATTGTTGTAAAAGGAGTAGGAGACATTGCAGTACGATTTTCTAAATGCTGTGGTCCATTACCAGGAGATGACATTATTGGTTATATCACTAGAGGGCGAGGCGTTTCTATTCATCGCGCCGATTGTGTGAATGTGCTGAATATGCCACCAGAAGAAAAAGAGCGTTTAATTGAAGCCACTTGGTTAGAAGAAAAACAAGCAGCTGAAAAGCGTACTTACGTGACAGAGATTCAAATTACTTGTTTAGATCGCCTAGGTATTATCGTTGATATTTCTAAGATATTAACAGATATGAAATTACCTGTTAAATCTCTCAATGCTAAAACAACTAAAGGCAATGCTGTTTTTAATGTGAAGATAGAAATTCATGATATTTATCAACTTGAGGAGCTAACAAGAAAAATTAATGGCGTAAGAGATGTATTAGAGATTATACGTGTTTCATCTTAA
- the hemZ gene encoding coproporphyrinogen dehydrogenase HemZ, which translates to MINLRCEGHDAEYEISNIINLFTPYIQDELQLETHYQKPKVYAKLKDGDLLLNEAIYPVKEIGDPLADKKALKQALKKAVYMTLTDYTNRKMPWGILTGIRPTKLVHELLEEGLNDEVIDAHLKAEYLVSANKRILMREVAKEELAILRQNKPEEISLYIGIPFCPTRCVYCSFTAYSLEKCEAQVEPYLEALFKEITFVAEAKKGVPIRSLYIGGGTPTSLNEDQLLCLLEHVKSSFDLSEVEEYTIEAGRPDTITKDKLRIMKEQGVGRISINPQSMNQKTLDTIGRRHGVEDIKRVFAEARALGHDCINMDMILGLPGETVADVAYTLDELEKLGPENITVHTMAIKRASRLKEELMAGEEAYALTEGEKIQQMLELCEERMARMGLKPYYMYRQKNMLGNFENVGYAAPGTQCVYNIEIMEEKESIIALGAGAITKMVYQNGERIDRIPNVKSLKDYIERIDEMIERKREGFLKYR; encoded by the coding sequence ATGATTAATTTACGATGTGAAGGTCATGATGCTGAATATGAAATCAGTAATATCATTAATTTGTTTACACCCTATATTCAGGATGAGTTACAGCTTGAGACGCATTATCAAAAACCAAAAGTCTATGCAAAACTAAAGGATGGGGATCTCTTATTAAATGAAGCGATTTATCCTGTTAAGGAAATAGGAGATCCTTTAGCGGATAAAAAAGCACTGAAACAAGCTTTAAAGAAAGCAGTTTATATGACTTTAACAGATTATACCAATCGTAAGATGCCATGGGGAATTTTAACAGGGATTAGACCAACTAAATTAGTCCATGAATTATTAGAAGAAGGGCTAAATGATGAAGTAATCGATGCACATTTGAAAGCTGAATATTTAGTAAGTGCTAATAAAAGAATACTGATGCGAGAGGTAGCCAAAGAAGAACTGGCTATTTTACGTCAAAATAAACCAGAAGAAATCAGTTTATATATAGGTATTCCTTTTTGTCCAACAAGATGTGTTTATTGTTCCTTTACCGCGTATAGCTTAGAAAAATGTGAAGCTCAAGTAGAGCCTTATTTAGAAGCGCTTTTTAAAGAAATAACTTTTGTGGCTGAAGCAAAAAAAGGAGTGCCTATTCGTAGTTTATATATAGGAGGAGGAACACCCACAAGTTTAAATGAAGACCAGCTTTTATGTTTATTAGAGCATGTTAAAAGTAGCTTTGATTTATCAGAGGTAGAAGAATATACGATTGAAGCAGGTAGACCCGATACCATTACGAAGGATAAATTACGTATTATGAAAGAGCAAGGTGTTGGGCGTATTTCTATTAATCCACAAAGTATGAATCAAAAAACATTAGATACGATTGGCAGACGTCATGGAGTAGAAGATATTAAACGTGTTTTTGCTGAGGCTAGAGCCCTAGGACATGATTGTATCAATATGGATATGATTTTAGGTTTACCTGGAGAAACAGTTGCAGATGTAGCTTATACTTTAGATGAACTAGAAAAGTTAGGTCCAGAAAATATAACGGTTCATACCATGGCCATTAAAAGAGCTTCTCGTTTAAAAGAAGAGCTGATGGCAGGTGAAGAAGCATATGCCTTAACAGAAGGCGAAAAGATTCAGCAAATGCTAGAACTCTGTGAAGAACGTATGGCTCGCATGGGATTGAAACCTTATTATATGTATCGCCAAAAAAATATGTTAGGTAATTTTGAAAATGTGGGTTATGCTGCACCAGGAACTCAATGTGTTTATAACATTGAAATTATGGAAGAAAAAGAAAGTATTATTGCTCTGGGAGCAGGGGCTATTACAAAGATGGTCTATCAAAATGGGGAGCGTATTGACCGTATACCGAATGTGAAAAGTTTAAAGGATTATATTGAACGTATTGATGAAATGATAGAAAGAAAACGAGAAGGTTTTTTGAAATATCGTTAA
- a CDS encoding CvfD/Ygs/GSP13 family RNA-binding post-transcriptional regulator: MSEKFQVGQIIEGTVTGIKPFGAFVSLDETTQGLVHISHITHGYLENINDAVKVGDQVKVKILSIDTEKNKISLSIKETQEKPKAPSSRPSSSRPSAAKAPKKETPTESFENLMKDFMKFSNDRQADINKRLNR; encoded by the coding sequence ATGTCGGAAAAATTTCAAGTAGGCCAAATTATTGAAGGAACTGTAACAGGAATCAAACCTTTTGGAGCTTTTGTTTCATTAGATGAAACAACCCAAGGACTTGTGCATATCTCTCACATCACACATGGTTATTTAGAAAACATTAATGATGCTGTTAAAGTAGGAGATCAAGTCAAGGTTAAAATCTTATCTATTGATACTGAAAAAAACAAAATTTCTCTTTCTATTAAAGAAACACAAGAGAAACCTAAAGCACCTTCTTCTAGACCGTCTTCTTCTAGACCATCTGCTGCAAAAGCACCTAAAAAAGAAACTCCTACAGAAAGCTTTGAAAATCTTATGAAAGACTTCATGAAGTTTTCTAATGACCGTCAAGCGGATATTAACAAACGTTTAAATCGCTAA
- the spoVAD gene encoding stage V sporulation protein AD — MGHIGKQTITFKEPPVITYAYATAGPKEVQGPMGKYFDHPLEDELLGEDTWEKAEARMVQLTIQGLLDRAGKTPADIHYIYAGDLQNQVIASTFGVKDFNIPFFGLYGACSTMGESITLASMCIAGGMADLVIAGTSSHNCAAEKQFRFPLEYGGQRTETQTWTTTASGFVLLSRCGEGPKVTSVTPGKIVDLGVTDTFNMGAAMAPAAVDTILAHLEDTNQTPNDFDAIITGDLGNCGYDIAIDIAGKLGTDLSGVLQDCGKLMYDDEKQGTNCGGSGCGCIASIFTGYFYKQLVEKKLKKILIVPTGALMSPGSTQQGNTIPGIAHAVCIEMK; from the coding sequence ATGGGACATATTGGTAAACAGACCATTACATTTAAAGAGCCTCCTGTTATCACTTATGCTTATGCAACAGCGGGGCCAAAAGAAGTACAAGGACCTATGGGAAAATACTTTGACCATCCTTTAGAAGATGAATTACTGGGAGAAGATACTTGGGAAAAAGCAGAAGCTCGTATGGTTCAATTAACGATCCAAGGCTTATTAGACCGGGCAGGTAAAACGCCTGCTGATATTCATTACATCTATGCAGGAGACTTACAAAATCAAGTGATTGCCAGTACCTTTGGTGTTAAAGATTTTAATATTCCTTTCTTTGGATTGTATGGAGCTTGCTCAACCATGGGGGAATCTATAACTTTAGCAAGCATGTGTATTGCAGGAGGCATGGCGGACTTAGTTATAGCAGGTACGAGTAGTCATAACTGTGCTGCTGAAAAGCAATTTAGATTTCCTTTAGAATACGGAGGACAGCGTACAGAAACACAAACATGGACTACGACAGCTAGTGGTTTTGTATTACTTTCTAGGTGCGGAGAAGGTCCTAAGGTAACAAGTGTGACACCTGGGAAAATTGTAGATTTAGGTGTGACAGATACCTTTAATATGGGGGCAGCTATGGCACCGGCTGCAGTTGATACGATTTTAGCTCATTTAGAAGATACCAATCAAACACCAAATGATTTTGATGCTATTATTACTGGAGACTTAGGTAATTGTGGTTATGATATTGCTATTGATATCGCTGGTAAATTAGGAACAGATTTAAGTGGTGTTCTTCAAGATTGTGGTAAGCTCATGTATGATGATGAAAAGCAAGGAACCAATTGTGGTGGCAGTGGTTGTGGTTGTATTGCTTCTATTTTTACAGGATACTTTTATAAACAGTTAGTAGAGAAAAAACTAAAGAAGATTTTAATTGTACCTACAGGAGCGCTAATGAGTCCAGGTAGTACACAACAAGGAAATACTATACCAGGTATTGCCCATGCTGTATGTATTGAAATGAAATAG
- a CDS encoding stage V sporulation protein AA, producing the protein MQKCTIYVRAYKRKTLQGLSSVTIKDLADVAAPPEVKAKVDAMRIFFVPDTQKNGRYIVTIIDIINAIWKEYPKADVQSVGDPDVVIEYRKKPPKTHDVWEWVKVVGLCLIVFAGATVAIMTYNTDTSLGKTFIILNRIFTGRQEEQPLLLTIPYSIGIAAGILVFFNHFGFKKITDDPTPMQVEIKQYEKNVEDCEIESITDKRRGEP; encoded by the coding sequence ATGCAAAAGTGTACCATTTATGTAAGAGCCTATAAACGTAAGACTTTACAAGGTTTAAGTAGTGTGACTATTAAAGATCTAGCTGATGTGGCTGCACCTCCAGAGGTGAAAGCCAAAGTAGATGCTATGCGCATTTTCTTTGTACCAGATACACAGAAAAATGGACGTTATATTGTGACTATTATTGATATCATTAATGCGATTTGGAAAGAATATCCCAAAGCAGATGTGCAAAGTGTAGGAGATCCTGATGTGGTGATTGAATATAGGAAAAAGCCACCTAAGACCCATGATGTATGGGAATGGGTAAAAGTAGTAGGGCTATGTCTTATTGTGTTTGCAGGTGCAACAGTAGCTATTATGACGTACAATACAGACACTTCTTTAGGAAAGACCTTTATTATTTTAAATCGTATTTTTACAGGAAGACAAGAAGAACAGCCACTCCTACTGACAATTCCTTATTCTATAGGCATAGCAGCAGGGATTCTTGTTTTCTTTAATCACTTTGGTTTTAAGAAAATTACAGATGATCCTACACCTATGCAAGTAGAAATTAAGCAGTATGAAAAGAATGTAGAGGATTGTGAAATAGAGAGCATTACTGATAAACGAAGAGGAGAACCATAA
- the trxA gene encoding thioredoxin has product MSVINITKGNFDLEVKKADTPVLIDFWAPWCGPCRMLSPIVDEIANETTGIKVCKVNIDEQPELAADFKVASIPTLALIKDGQLVDTSVGVKPKQMILNMLNR; this is encoded by the coding sequence ATGAGCGTTATTAATATCACAAAAGGAAATTTTGATTTAGAAGTAAAAAAAGCAGATACACCAGTTTTGATTGATTTTTGGGCACCTTGGTGTGGACCTTGTCGTATGCTTTCGCCTATTGTAGATGAGATTGCTAATGAAACGACAGGTATTAAAGTATGCAAGGTAAATATTGATGAACAACCAGAATTAGCAGCAGATTTTAAAGTAGCAAGTATACCAACATTAGCTTTAATCAAGGATGGTCAGCTAGTAGACACAAGTGTTGGTGTAAAGCCAAAACAAATGATATTAAATATGTTAAATAGATAA
- a CDS encoding tRNA threonylcarbamoyladenosine dehydratase, with protein sequence MLHAFSRSEMLIGEEGLKKLKESKVAVFGIGGVGSYTVEALARSGVGKLVLIDHDEVCISNINRQIHATSKTVGQSKAELMKERVLEINPEIEVVAFKEMYTAETAETLLDKSYDYVVDAIDMVTSKLDLIERTKAMGIPVISAMGAANKLDPTKLVVTDIYKTSMCPLAKVMRSELRKRGIKKLKVVYSTEAPIKPDQSLVHGGAGAARRQTPGSMVFVTATSGLIIAAEVIKDLIDNKINECH encoded by the coding sequence ATGTTACACGCATTTTCAAGAAGCGAAATGCTTATAGGAGAAGAAGGATTAAAAAAGCTGAAAGAAAGTAAAGTGGCTGTTTTTGGTATAGGTGGTGTAGGTTCATATACAGTAGAAGCCTTAGCTAGAAGTGGTGTAGGTAAATTAGTTTTAATTGATCATGACGAGGTCTGTATAAGTAATATTAACAGACAAATTCATGCTACTAGTAAGACTGTGGGACAATCAAAAGCAGAGCTTATGAAAGAGAGAGTGTTAGAGATTAATCCAGAAATCGAAGTTGTGGCTTTTAAAGAAATGTATACAGCTGAAACAGCTGAGACACTTTTAGATAAAAGTTATGATTATGTAGTAGATGCCATTGATATGGTGACCTCTAAATTAGATTTAATAGAACGCACGAAAGCAATGGGAATTCCAGTTATAAGTGCTATGGGTGCAGCTAATAAATTAGATCCAACGAAATTGGTAGTAACTGATATTTATAAAACAAGTATGTGTCCACTTGCAAAAGTCATGAGAAGCGAATTAAGAAAAAGAGGCATTAAAAAATTAAAAGTAGTTTATTCTACAGAAGCACCTATTAAACCAGATCAAAGTTTAGTTCATGGTGGTGCAGGTGCAGCAAGAAGACAAACACCAGGTTCTATGGTTTTTGTAACAGCTACATCAGGGCTTATTATAGCAGCAGAGGTAATTAAAGATTTAATAGACAACAAAATAAATGAATGTCATTAA
- the spoVAC gene encoding stage V sporulation protein AC: MANTNQLKSQYQKIIDEHSPKNKVVGNSIKAFLVGGVICSIGQLLINGYMFFGFSFQESSTLTTDSLILISAIMTAFNIYDNVGKFGGAGALVPITGFANSMVSAAMEYKKEGYVYGLGAKLFTIAGPVIVFGTIASVVIGIIYYFI, translated from the coding sequence ATGGCAAATACAAATCAACTTAAAAGTCAGTATCAAAAAATTATAGATGAACATTCACCTAAAAATAAAGTAGTTGGTAACAGTATAAAAGCTTTTTTGGTAGGAGGTGTCATCTGCAGCATTGGACAGCTGTTAATTAATGGATATATGTTTTTTGGTTTTTCTTTTCAAGAATCTTCTACGTTAACAACAGATTCTCTTATACTAATTAGCGCCATAATGACAGCATTTAATATTTATGATAATGTAGGTAAATTTGGAGGAGCAGGTGCGTTGGTACCTATTACTGGATTTGCTAATTCTATGGTTAGTGCAGCTATGGAATACAAAAAAGAAGGATATGTTTATGGTTTAGGAGCTAAACTTTTTACTATAGCGGGGCCTGTCATTGTATTTGGAACCATTGCTAGTGTTGTAATTGGTATTATTTATTATTTTATATAG